Within Bacteroidales bacterium, the genomic segment ATGTAGCCCTGGTGGGAGGAGGGAGCTATCCCCAGCCCGGAGAAATATCACTGGCCCACAACGGGGTACTGTTCCTGGATGAACTGCCGGAATTCCCCAGATCGGTACTGGAAGTAATGCGCCAGCCTCTGGAAGACCGCGTGATCACCATCTCAAGGGCCAAATTTACCGTAGAATATCCGGCCAGCTTTATGCTGGTGGCATCCATGAATCCATGTCCCTGTGGTTACTACAACCATCCGGACAAGGAATGCGTTTGTACACCGGGTAATATACAACGTTACATGAACAAAATCTCCGGCCCCCTCCTCGATCGCATCGATATTCATATCGAAGTGGTGCCGGTTTCCTATGAAGAACTATCCGACGTGAAACCGGCCGAAAGCAGTGACGAGATAAGGCAAAGGGTCAACGCCTCGAGGGAAAGGCAGGCGCAGCGGTTCGAAAAACACAACAACATCTATTCCAATGCACAAATGCACAGCAAAATGATACGGCAGTACTGTGAGATCGATTCAGCAGGCAAAAACCTGCTAAAAAGGGCCATGGACAATGTAGGACTATCGGCCCGGGCCTACGACAGGATACTGAAAGTGTCACGTACCATTGCCGACCTGGAAGACAGTGAGGCCATCCAGGCCCACCATCTGGCCGAAGCCATCAACTACCGCAGCCTCGACCGGGAGAATTGGGGGAGCTGAAGGCATACCAAACTATAACCCATCAATACAAGGTTAAAGTTATGGGAACAGATACGCAAAACAATTGGTTGAATTAAAGTTTATCCACTCCAGGAACCTTATAAAGCAGTAGAAAAAATTGAACCTGGCGGCATATAAGTATATGGAATTAACCTGAGATTTTGAATTGATCATAATGTATTAATTTTATTTTTTTGTATATTTAAACATTAAAAAATTAAACAAATGAGCAAGTTACCCAATGCTCCGCTGTTAGAAGTTGTTTTCGAACTTACTTGGGACAATCGGAATAAAAATGAATTAAAAGATTTTCAGTACTTGCATGGAGACTTATATTCTAAATTAAAACACAAATATCCTGATAGAATATCTCTTGTACCTCCAGAAGTACCTTATGAGGTTTTAATAAAAAAAGTTGTGCATCAATTCAGAAAATCTAAAAATGGTTACCCCTTATTTCAAGTTGGACCGGGAATACTGACTTTAAATACAATTGATGATGAGTATTATTGGGAAGTTTTTTATAATAATGCTAGTGAGTTATTAAATGCTTTTATAGATGTAAATCCCTTTGATGAAAATAAAAATTATCATCCAAATTTAAATTATTATGATTTTTTCCCATTTGACTTTGAAAACCAAAATGTTTATGATTATTTAAATAAAAAATTTAATATAACATTTAAACAGAATTTTTTAAATGTCGAAGTTAATCCAAATGGGTTAAACATTGGGTTTTATTATAAAACATCACTAGGAAATATTAATGTGAATTTTCGTAGAGGAAAAGCACATAATAGAGATGGAATTGTTTTACAAACAAAATTACTTGGACAAGCGTATAAACTTAATAAAGATGCACTCTTATCTTGGTTATCAGAGGCGCATAAATTTTGTAGCGAGACATTTAAAAATTTAACAGAAGGAGAATTATACGAATCTTTTAAAAAATGAAATTATGGATTTACAAACACAAAGTAATCTTGAAGTAAATGAAGAACAGGAGAAGTTTGATATAACTACTTTTGCTGGTTTTTGGACGAGAGATGAAGATTTGTATGATGTAGTAAATTTCTTATTGACAAATCTGGAATTATTTTATATCGAGGAAAATCCCATAGAAACCACATTAAGTTTTTATAATATAGAAGAATCTGAAAATACTTTCATAGAAAGAGAAGATGATTCAGAAGAAGATTATGATATTGATTTTAAACCCGATTATCCCAAGCATAGAATGAAAGTTAGGATTCGATCTGTTAAAGACCATGAACCAAAAGCCAATATATAGATGTATTATCCTTGGTATGATGATTCAATAAGCTTTTCAAGAGAAATTGAACAAGGGGATTTTATTCCTAAATGTCCTATTATAATCCCTCCTAAAATTATATTACAAGATTCAGAGCCTGAAGTAGATGTATTATTCATTAATTCTATCGTTTTATCCCAATCTTGTGATCTTGCTAATAATAAGTTAGAAATCGTTTTGGTTTGTCCATATTACCCTTTAAATAAATTTATTGAAGATTCACCA encodes:
- a CDS encoding TIGR04255 family protein, with translation MSKLPNAPLLEVVFELTWDNRNKNELKDFQYLHGDLYSKLKHKYPDRISLVPPEVPYEVLIKKVVHQFRKSKNGYPLFQVGPGILTLNTIDDEYYWEVFYNNASELLNAFIDVNPFDENKNYHPNLNYYDFFPFDFENQNVYDYLNKKFNITFKQNFLNVEVNPNGLNIGFYYKTSLGNINVNFRRGKAHNRDGIVLQTKLLGQAYKLNKDALLSWLSEAHKFCSETFKNLTEGELYESFKK